A genome region from Myripristis murdjan chromosome 16, fMyrMur1.1, whole genome shotgun sequence includes the following:
- the tmem67 gene encoding meckelin isoform X1, whose product MATGTLTLLANSRRLTVTTILLILASETALCQQFLIPYQAVSDCGVERFFDIGSLSCVACGSNQRASETGLSCVCQAGYRILTTNGAATTCQICPTDKPVVTKDGFGCIRCPGIVTDEGTCHCPKGGILVERDVQGNLLDEARCEICNGSGPAFSAPNSNGDRCERCQASFINTSLSCVCGQNNVQAGGLCFPPNSLPTTVNSNVNFAQLALPIQSAWFVKNLYSSSAACLVFSNLTACQALGNMCVMNMHSLSSVANDACGLFNSIFRSTAALGSTQDIAYWRANLPWLFYGDQPGLASRVLQTDPLTTGFSFKGSNKNIDIKLRAAVYNARGEFLRWDKIGGGYLQLCPDTATRQQAAFYFGTAYQEKCDLSVAELLRVYPEPLFYDVFVDVGGGEDTRLLPLPTLILNQQYNGRFINQESMKNWYLSRRVFLVDTLSGREKTLSATPKVIRVASSITIRFQLVPATQKGQVFTPLMSVSYSDVLITDTNTQTVPVSFAVEYEMDQHETRLKTDTALGVMGGVAVLHSLLKTVSWKRRTLSPNIDMETMLRFLLFYAGDLANVFFIITVGTGLYWLIFYKTLEAQQFVSVLLPLPAQEEQFVTYIGCAFAFKAIQFLHKLIQQLSIDVFFIDWERPRSKASRTFQAASEPKRDPSPVSIWRTYFVANEWNEIQTIRKISPTFQIMAVLFLLEVVGFSSLALRDPWSTLKRSPEAYTPPYSLTLRYGLAATLWLCVGLLQVIFFTVFHERFVEDKIRQFVDLCSISNVSVLLLSHRCFGYYIHGRSVHGHSDTNMEEMNSNLKREAESLCGQRGLLPNTDTQTFQVSINNHLRAQYDRIREPLSRRNGPSRLVDASSANPFEQSTRAYNTLNRFLGSIIDHANRDIDYIVKDKLLFERVIGMEFLEPGEKSIFYNDEAHSFSDVLFYGNEATLLIFDTLFFCVVDLGAQSFVLAAVLTYIQQMVFRLIRNSFGRRNLASKTLVDQRFLI is encoded by the exons ATGGCGACGGGGACGCTAACGTTACTCGCTAACAGCCGCAGACTCACTGTAACGACGATATTGCTCATATTAGCGAGTGAGACGGCTCTCTGCCAGCAGTTTCTCATCCCGTACCAGGCCGTGTCGGACTGCGGGGTGGAGAGGTTTTTCGACATCGGCAGTTTGTCGTGTGTTGCGTGCGGGTCAAACCAACGGGCGAGTGAAACAG GACTGAGCTGTGTTTGCCAAGCTGGCTACCGGATTCTCACCACTAATGGAGCGGCCACTACCTGTCAGATATGCCCCACCGACAAGCCC GTGGTGACAAAAGATGGGTTTGGCTGTATTCGCTGTCCAGGCATTGTGACCGATGAGGGGACATGCCATTGCCCAAAGGGGGGTATTCTGG TGGAGAGGGATGTGCAGGGCAACCTTCTCGATGAGGCCAGGTGTGAGATATGCAATGGAAGTGGCCCCGCTTTCTCAGCACCAAACAGCAACGGGGACAG GTGCGAGAGATGTCAAGCTTCATTCATTAACACCTCCCTTTCCTGTGTATGTGGCCAGAATAATGTCCAG GCGGGAGGTCTGTGTTTCCCACCCAACAGCCTCCCCACCACTGTGAACTCCAACGTCAACTTTGCTCAGCTG GCTCTTCCGATCCAGTCTGCATGGTTCGTCAAAAACCTGTACTCCTCATCAGCAGCATGCCTT GTCTTCTCCAACCTGACAGCGTGCCAGGCTCTGGGGAACATGTGTGTGATGAACATGCACTCCCTCAGCAGCGTGGCCAACGATGCCTGCGGTCTCTTCAACTCCATCTTCAGATCCACAGCTGCTTTGGGCTCAACGCAGGACATTGCCTACTG GAGGGCTAATCTGCCATGGCTTTTCTACGGGGATCAGCCGGGACTGGCCAGTCGAGTCCTTCAAACTGATCCCTTAACCACTGGGTTCAGTTTCAAAGGAAGTAACAAG AATATTGATATCAAGTTGCGCGCTGCTGTCTACAATGCCAGAGGGGAGTTCCTTAGATGGGACAAGATAGGAGGAGGTTATCTCCAG CTTTGTCCCGACACAGCCACCAGACAGCAGGCAGCTTTCTACTTTGGAACCGCTTACCAGGAGAAA tgtGATCTCTCGGTGGCAGAGTTGTTGCGTGTGTATCCAGAGCCATTATTCTATGACGTGTTTGTGGACGTTGGTGGAGGAGAGGACACAAgacttcttcctcttcccacACTGATCCTCAACCAGCAGTACAATGGACGCTTCATCAACCAAG AGAGCATGAAGAACTGGTACCTGTCTCGCCGTGTGTTCCTGGTTGACACACTGAGCGGAAGAGAGAAGACCCTCAGCGCCACGCCAAAAGTCATCCGCGTCGCCAGCAGCATCACAATAAG GTTCCAGCTGGTTCCAGCGACCCAAAAGGGACAGGTGTTCACCCCTCTGATGTCTGTGTCCTACAGTGATGTTCTCATCacagacaccaacacacaaactGTTCCC GTATCTTTTGCTGTGGAGTATGAGATGGATCAGCACGAGACTCGTTTGAAGACAGAT ACTGCTCTAGGTGTGATGGGTGGTGTGGCAGTGCTCCACTCTCTGCTGAAGACTGTAAGCTGGAAGAGGAGGACCTTATCACCCAACATTGACATGGAG acCATGCTGAGGTTCCTGTTGTTCTATGCTGGCGATCTGGCCAACGTTTTCTTCATCATCACCGTGGGAACAGGACTTTATTGGCTTATCTTTTACAAG ACGTTGGAG GCCCAACAGTTTGTATCCGTGCTGCTACCTTTGCCTGCTCAAGAGGAACAATTTGTGACATACATTGGCTGTGCTTTCGCTTTCAag GCGATCCAGTTCCTCCATAAGCTCATCCAGCAGTTATCAATTGATGTGTTCTTCATTGACTGGGAAAGACCACGAAGCAAAGCCAGCAGGACGTTCCAAG CCGCCAGTGAGCCGAAGCGTGACCCCTCTCCAGTCAGCATCTGGAGGACCTACTTTGTGGCCAACGAGTGGAATGAGATCCAGACCATCCGCAAGATCAGTCCGACTTTTCAGATCATGGCTGTGCTCTTCCTTCTAGAA GTGGTGGGCTTCTCCAGTCTGGCCCTGAGGGATCCCTGGTCAACATTAAAGCGCTCCCCCGAGGCATACACCCCTCCCTACAGCTTGACACTGCGCTACGGCCTTGCAGCCACGCTTTGGCTCTGTGTCGGACTTTTGCAG GTAATATTCTTCACAGTGTTCCATGAACGCTTTGTAGAGGACAAAATCCGCCAGTTTGTGGATCTCTGCTCCATCAGTAAT GTTTCCGTCCTACTACTCTCCCACCGGTGTTTTGGCTACTACATCCACGGGCGATCAGTGCACGGCCACTCCGATACCAACATGGAGGAGATGAACTCCAACTTAAAGAGAGAAGCT GAGTCCCTCTGTGGTCAGAGGGGACTGCTTccaaacacagacactcagACCTTTCAGGTCTCCATCAACAACCACCTCCGCGCACAGTATGATAGGATACGGGAGCCACTCAGCAGG AGAAACGGGCCGTCCCGGTTGGTAGACGCATCCTCAGCCAACCCGTTTGAGCAAAGCACCAGAGCCTACAACACCTTGAACCGCTTCCTGGGATCTATTATAGACCAT GCAAACCGCGACATAGACTACATAGTGAAGGACAAGCTGCTGTTTGAGAGAGTGATAGGGATGGAGTTCCTTGAGCCCGGTGAAAAAAGCATCTTCTACAATG ATGAGGCCCACTCCTTCAGTGACGTGCTGTTTTATGGAAATGAGGCCACGCTGCTGATCTTtgacactttgttcttctgtgtAGTCGACCTTGGAGCGCAGAGCTTTGTACTTGCAGCTGTGCTTACGTACATACAGCAAATG GTATTTCGCTTGATCCGCAACAGTTTTGGAAGGAGAAACCTTGCCAGTAAGACTTTGGTGGATCAGCGATTCTTGATATAG
- the tmem67 gene encoding meckelin isoform X2, with translation MATGTLTLLANSRRLTVTTILLILASETALCQQFLIPYQAVSDCGVERFFDIGSLSCVACGSNQRASETGLSCVCQAGYRILTTNGAATTCQICPTDKPVVTKDGFGCIRCPGIVTDEGTCHCPKGGILVERDVQGNLLDEARCEICNGSGPAFSAPNSNGDRCERCQASFINTSLSCVCGQNNVQAGGLCFPPNSLPTTVNSNVNFAQLALPIQSAWFVKNLYSSSAACLVFSNLTACQALGNMCVMNMHSLSSVANDACGLFNSIFRSTAALGSTQDIAYWRANLPWLFYGDQPGLASRVLQTDPLTTGFSFKGSNKNIDIKLRAAVYNARGEFLRWDKIGGGYLQLCPDTATRQQAAFYFGTAYQEKCDLSVAELLRVYPEPLFYDVFVDVGGGEDTRLLPLPTLILNQQYNGRFINQESMKNWYLSRRVFLVDTLSGREKTLSATPKVIRVASSITIRFQLVPATQKGQVFTPLMSVSYSDVLITDTNTQTVPVSFAVEYEMDQHETRLKTDTALGVMGGVAVLHSLLKTVSWKRRTLSPNIDMETMLRFLLFYAGDLANVFFIITVGTGLYWLIFYKAQQFVSVLLPLPAQEEQFVTYIGCAFAFKAIQFLHKLIQQLSIDVFFIDWERPRSKASRTFQAASEPKRDPSPVSIWRTYFVANEWNEIQTIRKISPTFQIMAVLFLLEVVGFSSLALRDPWSTLKRSPEAYTPPYSLTLRYGLAATLWLCVGLLQVIFFTVFHERFVEDKIRQFVDLCSISNVSVLLLSHRCFGYYIHGRSVHGHSDTNMEEMNSNLKREAESLCGQRGLLPNTDTQTFQVSINNHLRAQYDRIREPLSRRNGPSRLVDASSANPFEQSTRAYNTLNRFLGSIIDHANRDIDYIVKDKLLFERVIGMEFLEPGEKSIFYNDEAHSFSDVLFYGNEATLLIFDTLFFCVVDLGAQSFVLAAVLTYIQQMVFRLIRNSFGRRNLASKTLVDQRFLI, from the exons ATGGCGACGGGGACGCTAACGTTACTCGCTAACAGCCGCAGACTCACTGTAACGACGATATTGCTCATATTAGCGAGTGAGACGGCTCTCTGCCAGCAGTTTCTCATCCCGTACCAGGCCGTGTCGGACTGCGGGGTGGAGAGGTTTTTCGACATCGGCAGTTTGTCGTGTGTTGCGTGCGGGTCAAACCAACGGGCGAGTGAAACAG GACTGAGCTGTGTTTGCCAAGCTGGCTACCGGATTCTCACCACTAATGGAGCGGCCACTACCTGTCAGATATGCCCCACCGACAAGCCC GTGGTGACAAAAGATGGGTTTGGCTGTATTCGCTGTCCAGGCATTGTGACCGATGAGGGGACATGCCATTGCCCAAAGGGGGGTATTCTGG TGGAGAGGGATGTGCAGGGCAACCTTCTCGATGAGGCCAGGTGTGAGATATGCAATGGAAGTGGCCCCGCTTTCTCAGCACCAAACAGCAACGGGGACAG GTGCGAGAGATGTCAAGCTTCATTCATTAACACCTCCCTTTCCTGTGTATGTGGCCAGAATAATGTCCAG GCGGGAGGTCTGTGTTTCCCACCCAACAGCCTCCCCACCACTGTGAACTCCAACGTCAACTTTGCTCAGCTG GCTCTTCCGATCCAGTCTGCATGGTTCGTCAAAAACCTGTACTCCTCATCAGCAGCATGCCTT GTCTTCTCCAACCTGACAGCGTGCCAGGCTCTGGGGAACATGTGTGTGATGAACATGCACTCCCTCAGCAGCGTGGCCAACGATGCCTGCGGTCTCTTCAACTCCATCTTCAGATCCACAGCTGCTTTGGGCTCAACGCAGGACATTGCCTACTG GAGGGCTAATCTGCCATGGCTTTTCTACGGGGATCAGCCGGGACTGGCCAGTCGAGTCCTTCAAACTGATCCCTTAACCACTGGGTTCAGTTTCAAAGGAAGTAACAAG AATATTGATATCAAGTTGCGCGCTGCTGTCTACAATGCCAGAGGGGAGTTCCTTAGATGGGACAAGATAGGAGGAGGTTATCTCCAG CTTTGTCCCGACACAGCCACCAGACAGCAGGCAGCTTTCTACTTTGGAACCGCTTACCAGGAGAAA tgtGATCTCTCGGTGGCAGAGTTGTTGCGTGTGTATCCAGAGCCATTATTCTATGACGTGTTTGTGGACGTTGGTGGAGGAGAGGACACAAgacttcttcctcttcccacACTGATCCTCAACCAGCAGTACAATGGACGCTTCATCAACCAAG AGAGCATGAAGAACTGGTACCTGTCTCGCCGTGTGTTCCTGGTTGACACACTGAGCGGAAGAGAGAAGACCCTCAGCGCCACGCCAAAAGTCATCCGCGTCGCCAGCAGCATCACAATAAG GTTCCAGCTGGTTCCAGCGACCCAAAAGGGACAGGTGTTCACCCCTCTGATGTCTGTGTCCTACAGTGATGTTCTCATCacagacaccaacacacaaactGTTCCC GTATCTTTTGCTGTGGAGTATGAGATGGATCAGCACGAGACTCGTTTGAAGACAGAT ACTGCTCTAGGTGTGATGGGTGGTGTGGCAGTGCTCCACTCTCTGCTGAAGACTGTAAGCTGGAAGAGGAGGACCTTATCACCCAACATTGACATGGAG acCATGCTGAGGTTCCTGTTGTTCTATGCTGGCGATCTGGCCAACGTTTTCTTCATCATCACCGTGGGAACAGGACTTTATTGGCTTATCTTTTACAAG GCCCAACAGTTTGTATCCGTGCTGCTACCTTTGCCTGCTCAAGAGGAACAATTTGTGACATACATTGGCTGTGCTTTCGCTTTCAag GCGATCCAGTTCCTCCATAAGCTCATCCAGCAGTTATCAATTGATGTGTTCTTCATTGACTGGGAAAGACCACGAAGCAAAGCCAGCAGGACGTTCCAAG CCGCCAGTGAGCCGAAGCGTGACCCCTCTCCAGTCAGCATCTGGAGGACCTACTTTGTGGCCAACGAGTGGAATGAGATCCAGACCATCCGCAAGATCAGTCCGACTTTTCAGATCATGGCTGTGCTCTTCCTTCTAGAA GTGGTGGGCTTCTCCAGTCTGGCCCTGAGGGATCCCTGGTCAACATTAAAGCGCTCCCCCGAGGCATACACCCCTCCCTACAGCTTGACACTGCGCTACGGCCTTGCAGCCACGCTTTGGCTCTGTGTCGGACTTTTGCAG GTAATATTCTTCACAGTGTTCCATGAACGCTTTGTAGAGGACAAAATCCGCCAGTTTGTGGATCTCTGCTCCATCAGTAAT GTTTCCGTCCTACTACTCTCCCACCGGTGTTTTGGCTACTACATCCACGGGCGATCAGTGCACGGCCACTCCGATACCAACATGGAGGAGATGAACTCCAACTTAAAGAGAGAAGCT GAGTCCCTCTGTGGTCAGAGGGGACTGCTTccaaacacagacactcagACCTTTCAGGTCTCCATCAACAACCACCTCCGCGCACAGTATGATAGGATACGGGAGCCACTCAGCAGG AGAAACGGGCCGTCCCGGTTGGTAGACGCATCCTCAGCCAACCCGTTTGAGCAAAGCACCAGAGCCTACAACACCTTGAACCGCTTCCTGGGATCTATTATAGACCAT GCAAACCGCGACATAGACTACATAGTGAAGGACAAGCTGCTGTTTGAGAGAGTGATAGGGATGGAGTTCCTTGAGCCCGGTGAAAAAAGCATCTTCTACAATG ATGAGGCCCACTCCTTCAGTGACGTGCTGTTTTATGGAAATGAGGCCACGCTGCTGATCTTtgacactttgttcttctgtgtAGTCGACCTTGGAGCGCAGAGCTTTGTACTTGCAGCTGTGCTTACGTACATACAGCAAATG GTATTTCGCTTGATCCGCAACAGTTTTGGAAGGAGAAACCTTGCCAGTAAGACTTTGGTGGATCAGCGATTCTTGATATAG
- the pdp1 gene encoding pyruvate dehydrogenase phosphatase catalytic subunit 1 → MPVTSQLLRALPRAKLLAPSLLPCQHQSHLGPISHRHASRHPSHIWRFHLPSRGYRTTSDLCSYTLTPPQVNSILKANEYSFKVPEFDGKNVSSVMGFDSNQLPANAPIEDRRSAATCLQTRGMLLGVFDGHAGCACAQALSERLFYYIAVSLLPHETLCDLEAAVEAGRALSPILQWHKHPHDYFSREAQTLYFNSLRTYWQELIDLNSPGEIPDTREALLNAFKRLDNDLSLEAQVGDPNAFLHYWVLRVAFSGATACVAHIDGQDLYIANAGDGRAVLGVQEEDGSFSAHTLSNDHNAQNEDEVTRIRSEHPPSERKTVIRQDRLLGLLMPFRAFGDVKFKWSIELQKRVLESGPDQLHENEHTKFIPPNYHTPPYLTAEPEITYHRLRPQDRFLVIGSDGLWETLHRQEVVRIVGEYLTGVHQRQPLTVGGYRVTLGQMQGLLEERKARMSTAFEDQNAATHLIRHAVGNNEFGTVDHERLSKMLSLPEELARMYRDDITIIITQFNPHVIGAQRQEEQS, encoded by the exons ATgcctgtgacatcacagcttcTCCGGGCTTTGCCCCGTGCCAAGCTCTTGGCCCCCAGCCTGTTACCATGTCAACACCAGTCGCACTTAGGGCCCATTTCTCACCGACACGCCTCAAGACACCCTTCCCATATTTGGCGGTTTCACCTTCCCTCAAGAGGTTACCGGACCACCTCAGACCTCTGCAGCTACACCCTCACCCCTCCGCAGGTCAATTCCATCCTGAAAGCCAATGAGTACAGCTTCAAG GTGCCAGAGTTTGATGGGAAGAATGTGTCATCAGTGATGGGGTTTGACAGTAACCAGCTACCAGCCAATGCTCCCATAGAGGACCGGCGCAGTGCGGCCACCTGTCTGCAGACTCGAGGAATGCTGCTGGGTGTGTTTGATGGTCATGCTGGCTGTGCCTGTGCCCAG GCGCTGAGTGAGAGGTTGTTTTACTACATCGCTGTGTCCCTGCTGCCTCATGAGACTCTGTGTGACCTGGAGGCAGCAGTGGAGGCTGGCAGGGCCCTCAGCCCCATCCTGCAGTGGCATAAACACCCCCATGACTACTTCAGCAGGGAGGCTCAGACTCTCTACTTCAACAGCCTCCGAACCTACTGGCAGGAGCTGATAGACCTCAACAG CCCAGGAGAGATTCCAGACACTAGGGAGGCCTTGCTTAATGCCTTCAAGAGGCTGGACAATGACCTTTCCCTGGAGGCTCAG GTGGGAGACCCGAATGCTTTCCTGCACTACTGGGTTCTGAGAGTGGCCTTTTCCGGAGCAACGGCATGTGTGGCTCACATCGATGGACAAGACCT GTATATCGCCAATGCAGGGGATGGGCGGGCGGTGTTGGGGGTGCAGGAGGAGGATGGCTCATTCAGTGCTCACACTCTGTCTAACGACCACAATGCCCAGAATGAGGATGAGGTGACTCGAATACGGAGTGAGCACCCGCcatcagagaggaagacagtcaTACGACAG GACCGATTACTTGGCCTCCTTATGCCATTTCGTGCATTTGGTGATGTCAAGTTCAAGTGGAGCATTGAGTTGCAGAAGCGTGTGCTGGAGTCCGGACCCGACCAGCTCCATGAAAACGAACATACAAAGTTTATACCTCCCAACTACCACACACCCCCCTACCTGACTGCTGAGCCTGAGATTACATACCACAGACTGCGGCCACAAGATCGCTTCCTG GTGATCGGTTCAGACGGCCTTTGGGAGACTCtccacagacaggaagtggtccGTATTGTTGGGGAGTATTTAACAGGGGTGCACCAGCGCCAGCCCCTCACAGTTGGAGGCTACAGGGTCACCCTGGGACAGATGCAGGGCCTGCTGGAAGAGAGGAAGGCTCGCATGTCCACAGCCTTCGAGGATCAGAACGCAGCGACCCACCTGATTCGTCACGCGGTGGGGAACAACGAGTTCGGCACCGTGGACCACGAGAGGCTGTCCAAAATGCTGTCGCTGCCCGAGGAGCTGGCTCGCATGTATCgtgatgacatcaccatcatcatcactcagTTCAACCCTCATGTGATTGgagcacagagacaggaagagcaGTCCTGA